The Chloroflexota bacterium genome contains a region encoding:
- the sufB gene encoding Fe-S cluster assembly protein SufB produces the protein MAVKSADIGLDSYKFGFHDDIKPVYKSPKGLSADIVREISRQKDEPEWMLEFRLESLRQFERKPVPTWGADLSRIDFDDIYYYIRPQDRQARSWDDVPDDIKNTFDRLGIPEAERKFLAGVGAQYDSEVVYHSIREDLEREGVVFLDMDSGLREHPDIVREYFGTIIPNGDNKFAALNSAVWSGGSFVYVPEGVKVEVPLQAYFRINAENMGQFERTLIVVEPGAYVHYVEGCTAPIYATDSLHSAVVEIVVKEGARCRYTTIQNWSTDVFNLVTKRAVAYRDATMEWIDGNLGSKVTMKYPAVYLMEPGAHGEVLSIAFASEGQHQDAGAKMVHAAPDTSSIITSKSISRAGGRAGYRGHVSVLPGAERSKSNVVCDALLFDDESRSDTYPYMDIEESNTAVQHEATVSKIGEQQLFYLMSRGLTEEQAMAMVVSGFIEPIVRELPMEYAVEMNRLIELQMEGSIG, from the coding sequence ATGGCGGTGAAGTCGGCGGACATTGGACTCGATAGCTACAAGTTCGGGTTCCACGACGACATCAAGCCGGTATACAAGTCGCCCAAGGGGCTCAGCGCCGACATCGTGCGCGAGATCTCCCGCCAGAAGGACGAGCCGGAGTGGATGCTCGAGTTCCGGCTGGAGTCACTGCGGCAGTTCGAGCGCAAGCCCGTGCCGACCTGGGGCGCCGACCTGTCACGCATCGACTTCGACGACATCTACTACTACATCCGCCCCCAAGACCGGCAGGCGCGCAGCTGGGACGACGTGCCGGACGACATCAAGAACACGTTCGACCGCCTGGGCATTCCCGAGGCGGAGCGCAAGTTCCTGGCCGGCGTGGGCGCGCAGTACGACTCGGAAGTCGTCTACCACAGCATCCGCGAGGACCTGGAGCGCGAGGGCGTGGTGTTCCTCGACATGGACTCCGGGCTGCGCGAGCACCCGGACATCGTGCGCGAGTATTTCGGCACGATCATCCCCAACGGCGACAACAAGTTCGCCGCGCTCAACAGCGCGGTGTGGAGCGGCGGGAGCTTCGTCTACGTCCCCGAGGGCGTGAAGGTCGAGGTGCCGCTGCAGGCCTATTTCCGCATCAACGCGGAGAACATGGGGCAGTTCGAGCGCACGCTGATCGTCGTGGAGCCCGGGGCCTACGTGCATTACGTGGAGGGCTGCACGGCGCCGATCTACGCCACGGACTCGCTGCACTCGGCAGTGGTGGAGATCGTTGTCAAGGAAGGGGCGCGCTGCCGCTATACGACGATCCAGAACTGGTCGACCGACGTCTTCAACCTGGTGACGAAGCGCGCGGTGGCCTACCGCGACGCCACGATGGAGTGGATCGACGGCAACCTGGGCAGCAAGGTCACTATGAAGTATCCGGCGGTCTACCTGATGGAGCCGGGCGCGCATGGCGAGGTGCTGTCCATCGCCTTCGCGAGCGAGGGGCAGCACCAGGACGCCGGGGCGAAGATGGTGCACGCCGCGCCGGATACCTCGTCGATCATCACGTCCAAGTCGATCAGTCGGGCCGGCGGCCGCGCCGGCTATCGCGGGCACGTGAGCGTGCTGCCGGGCGCGGAGCGCTCGAAGTCAAACGTGGTCTGCGACGCGCTGCTGTTCGACGACGAGTCGCGGTCGGACACCTATCCCTACATGGACATCGAGGAAAGCAACACCGCCGTGCAGCACGAGGCCACGGTGAGCAAGATCGGCGAGCAGCAGCTCTTCTACCTGATGAGCCGCGGGCTGACCGAAGAGCAGGCCATGGCGATGGTGGTGAGCGGCTTCATCGAGCCCATCGTGCGCGAGCTGCCGATGGAATACGCCGTGGAGATGAACCGCCTGATCGAGCTGCAAATGGAAGGCTCGATCGGATAG
- the sufD gene encoding Fe-S cluster assembly protein SufD, giving the protein MAIDARAPGLSRQAIDEVADAGQEPDWLRAHRRAAWDVYEATPNPERTDEEWRRTDLRWLQWESLTPAPSLDSLDRVPATVPAAALSPSVTMLVSAAGARVIDISPEAREAGVVALDLAEAARTRPELVRDRLSTTAVTPGQGKFQALNAALWQGGTLVHVPRGAVLAQPILVVVCDDAALRQPHLLASLGEGAQAAIVEWWADAASDSQALVNGATELFADAGSHLTYTHVQGLSSGTRSILSQRAMVRRDATFTGTNVTVGGRFHKARVEASLTEPGASVVMNGAFRLGGRQFVDHHTTQGHLATDGTSDLLFAGVLDGRARSVYAGTIVVDPKAQRTNAYQNNRNLLLNSGTRADSIPRLEIMADDVRCTHGATTSTLEPSHLYYLCSRGLTEAHARELIVEGYFEAVLDRVPHEGVRDVLRGVLTAPAPTRDGATGI; this is encoded by the coding sequence ATGGCGATTGACGCGCGGGCGCCCGGTCTGTCCCGTCAAGCGATCGACGAGGTTGCCGACGCAGGACAGGAGCCGGACTGGCTGCGGGCGCACCGCCGAGCCGCGTGGGACGTCTACGAGGCGACGCCGAACCCCGAACGCACCGACGAGGAGTGGCGGCGCACCGATTTGCGGTGGCTGCAATGGGAGTCGCTGACGCCGGCGCCGTCGCTGGACAGTCTTGACCGAGTGCCTGCAACGGTGCCCGCGGCAGCGCTGTCGCCGAGCGTCACCATGCTGGTGAGCGCCGCCGGCGCGCGCGTGATCGACATCAGCCCGGAGGCCCGTGAGGCGGGCGTGGTGGCGCTGGACCTGGCGGAGGCCGCGCGCACCCGGCCGGAGCTGGTGCGCGATCGGCTGAGCACCACCGCCGTCACGCCGGGGCAGGGCAAGTTCCAGGCCCTCAACGCCGCGCTGTGGCAGGGCGGCACCCTGGTGCACGTGCCGCGGGGCGCCGTGCTGGCGCAACCGATCCTGGTGGTTGTCTGCGACGACGCGGCGCTGCGGCAGCCGCACCTGCTGGCCTCGCTCGGCGAGGGCGCGCAGGCGGCGATCGTGGAGTGGTGGGCGGACGCCGCGAGCGACTCTCAGGCGCTCGTCAATGGGGCGACGGAGCTGTTCGCCGACGCCGGCTCACACCTCACCTACACGCACGTTCAGGGCCTGTCGTCCGGCACGCGGTCGATCCTGTCGCAGCGCGCCATGGTGCGCCGGGACGCCACGTTCACCGGCACCAACGTGACGGTCGGAGGACGGTTTCACAAGGCCCGAGTCGAGGCGAGCTTGACCGAGCCCGGCGCCAGTGTGGTGATGAACGGCGCGTTCAGACTTGGCGGCCGGCAATTCGTGGATCACCACACCACGCAGGGTCACCTGGCCACGGACGGCACCAGCGACCTGCTGTTCGCCGGCGTGCTCGACGGCCGGGCGCGCTCGGTGTACGCCGGCACCATCGTGGTGGACCCGAAGGCGCAACGCACCAACGCCTATCAGAACAATCGCAACCTGTTGCTGAACAGCGGCACGCGCGCGGACTCGATTCCACGGCTGGAAATCATGGCGGACGACGTGCGCTGCACCCACGGCGCGACCACGTCGACGCTGGAGCCGAGCCACCTGTACTACCTGTGCTCGCGCGGCCTCACCGAGGCGCATGCGCGAGAGCTGATCGTGGAGGGCTATTTCGAGGCAGTGCTGGACCGCGTGCCCCACGAGGGCGTACGCGACGTGCTGCGCGGGGTCCTGACCGCGCCCGCACCGACCCGTGACGGCGCGACGGGAATCTGA
- a CDS encoding non-heme iron oxygenase ferredoxin subunit: MTQPPGAAGGYVDVGPIDSIPAGAKGAVEIDGEPVGLYNVDGQIFAMDDLCTHDEAYLSEGDFNPSAGTVRCPRHSSHFDVRTGRPRTLPAILPVQVYETKVEQGRILVLFDT; this comes from the coding sequence GTGACCCAACCACCGGGCGCAGCGGGCGGCTACGTGGACGTCGGTCCGATCGACTCGATTCCCGCGGGCGCAAAGGGGGCGGTGGAGATCGACGGCGAGCCGGTGGGCCTGTACAACGTCGACGGCCAAATTTTCGCCATGGACGACCTGTGCACGCATGACGAGGCCTACTTGTCGGAGGGCGATTTCAATCCGTCGGCGGGCACGGTCCGTTGCCCGCGCCACAGCTCCCACTTCGACGTGCGCACCGGCCGGCCGCGCACCCTGCCGGCGATCCTGCCGGTGCAGGTGTACGAGACGAAAGTCGAGCAGGGCCGAATCCTGGTGTTGTTCGATACTTAG
- a CDS encoding cysteine desulfurase, whose product MSTSTRGAVAPADRAAPLDTVTLRRDFPILAQAVRGKPLVYLDNAATSQKPQVVIEAVHDYYTTTNANIHRGIHYLSEKGTAAYEDARVRISTFINARRPHEVVFTRGTTDGINMVARAWGDENIASGDEILLTEVEHHSNLVPWQALAKRRGARLRFIPTDGAGVIDLDAYGGMLGPQTKLVAVHHVSNVLGVIAPVAEMARLAHEHGAVIAVDGAQSAPHMPVDVQALDVDFLTFSGHKMAGPTGIGILYGKEALLDAMEPAHFGGSMIRMVELESSTWADLPDKFEGGTPNIAGAIGLGVAVDYLKHVGMDAINAHSRQLGSYAVNVLSDMPGVTVHGPDADGERGGVVSFTVNDLHPHDVGTVLDGEGIAIRAGHHCAQPLMRKLGVHATARASVYLYNTTDEIDRLVEGVDKAQRFFGTI is encoded by the coding sequence ATGAGCACCTCGACCCGCGGCGCCGTCGCGCCAGCCGACCGGGCCGCCCCGCTCGACACCGTGACGCTGAGACGCGATTTCCCCATCCTGGCCCAAGCAGTGCGCGGCAAGCCGCTGGTCTACCTGGACAACGCCGCGACCTCGCAGAAGCCGCAGGTCGTGATCGAGGCCGTCCACGACTACTACACGACCACGAACGCGAACATCCACCGCGGCATCCACTACCTGAGCGAGAAGGGCACGGCGGCCTACGAGGACGCGCGGGTACGGATATCCACGTTCATCAATGCCCGGCGCCCGCACGAGGTGGTCTTCACGCGCGGCACGACGGACGGCATCAACATGGTGGCCCGCGCGTGGGGCGACGAGAACATCGCATCCGGCGACGAGATCCTGCTCACCGAGGTCGAGCACCACAGCAACCTGGTGCCCTGGCAGGCGCTGGCGAAGCGGCGCGGCGCGCGCCTGCGCTTCATCCCCACGGATGGCGCGGGCGTGATCGACCTGGACGCCTACGGCGGCATGCTGGGTCCGCAGACCAAGCTGGTGGCCGTGCACCACGTCTCCAACGTGCTCGGCGTGATTGCGCCGGTGGCCGAGATGGCCCGCCTGGCCCACGAGCACGGCGCGGTGATCGCCGTCGACGGGGCGCAGTCGGCGCCGCACATGCCAGTGGACGTGCAGGCGCTGGACGTGGACTTTCTGACGTTTTCCGGCCACAAGATGGCCGGCCCGACGGGCATCGGAATCCTGTACGGCAAGGAGGCCCTGCTGGACGCGATGGAGCCCGCGCACTTCGGCGGCAGCATGATCCGCATGGTGGAGCTGGAGTCGTCCACCTGGGCGGATCTGCCGGACAAGTTCGAGGGCGGCACCCCCAACATTGCCGGCGCGATCGGCCTGGGCGTTGCGGTGGACTACCTCAAACACGTGGGCATGGATGCGATCAACGCGCACTCGCGCCAGCTCGGGTCCTATGCGGTCAACGTGCTCAGCGACATGCCCGGCGTGACCGTCCATGGGCCGGACGCGGACGGGGAACGGGGCGGGGTCGTGTCGTTCACGGTGAATGACCTGCACCCGCATGACGTGGGGACGGTGCTCGACGGCGAAGGCATTGCCATCCGCGCCGGGCACCACTGCGCGCAGCCGCTGATGCGCAAGCTGGGCGTTCACGCCACCGCGCGCGCCAGCGTCTATCTCTACAACACAACGGACGAGATCGACCGGCTGGTCGAGGGCGTGGACAAGGCGCAGCGCTTCTTCGGCACGATCTGA
- a CDS encoding SUF system NifU family Fe-S cluster assembly protein, with translation MALDDLYREVIMDHYKRPRNRGTLDDADVVVEGANPLCGDEVTLWLDIADGTVTDVRFAGHGCSISQASASIMTEAIEGRPIGEIGEIVQALRGMMLEGEEPDEDLLGDGIALEGVRQFPVRIKCAVLGWNTLQLGLKQFVDSGGKPVEAHHRE, from the coding sequence ATGGCGCTGGACGACCTCTATCGCGAAGTGATCATGGATCACTACAAGCGCCCGCGGAACCGCGGCACGCTGGACGACGCGGACGTGGTGGTCGAAGGGGCCAATCCGCTCTGCGGCGACGAGGTCACGCTCTGGCTCGACATCGCGGACGGGACGGTGACCGACGTGCGCTTTGCCGGCCACGGGTGCTCCATCAGCCAGGCGTCGGCGTCGATCATGACGGAGGCGATCGAGGGTCGTCCGATTGGGGAGATTGGCGAAATCGTCCAGGCGCTGCGCGGCATGATGCTGGAGGGCGAGGAACCGGACGAGGACCTGCTGGGCGACGGCATCGCGCTGGAAGGCGTGCGGCAGTTTCCGGTGCGGATCAAGTGCGCGGTGCTGGGGTGGAACACGCTGCAGCTGGGGCTGAAGCAGTTCGTCGACTCCGGCGGCAAACCGGTCGAGGCGCACCATCGCGAGTAG
- the glpX gene encoding class II fructose-bisphosphatase, whose product MAANRPAASALARVTEAGAVAAARAMGHGDGKHADSLAVDAMRTALDQVGLAGRIVIGEGERDEAPMLFIGETVGPETGTPFDIAVDPLEGTNLVAGGLPNAVATMAIAERGGLLNAPDTYMDKLIVGPPAAGRVSLDYSVHENLQIIADVLRRGIADLTVVVLDRPRHESLIEEIRTAGARIKLISDGDLTAAVSVAVAGTADHAVMGIGGAPEGVLAAAALRCLGGEIQARFKPRDEADRERLAGMGVADAEERIFLTEDLASGKQIAVAITGVTDGDLLRGVRFFGGGARTHSLVMDLPTSVIRFVDSIQILDRANLGPVRLGPT is encoded by the coding sequence ATCGCCGCTAATCGTCCGGCCGCCTCGGCCCTGGCCCGGGTGACGGAGGCCGGCGCGGTGGCCGCGGCCCGCGCCATGGGGCACGGCGACGGCAAACACGCCGACTCGCTGGCGGTGGACGCCATGCGCACGGCGCTCGACCAGGTCGGTCTGGCGGGACGCATCGTCATCGGCGAGGGCGAGCGCGATGAGGCGCCGATGCTCTTCATCGGCGAAACCGTCGGTCCCGAGACCGGCACACCGTTCGACATTGCGGTCGATCCGCTCGAAGGCACGAACCTGGTGGCCGGCGGCCTGCCGAACGCGGTCGCCACCATGGCCATCGCGGAGCGCGGCGGGCTGCTGAACGCGCCCGATACGTATATGGACAAGCTGATCGTCGGTCCGCCGGCGGCCGGCCGCGTGAGCCTGGACTACTCGGTTCACGAAAACTTGCAAATCATCGCCGATGTGCTGCGACGAGGAATCGCCGATCTGACCGTGGTGGTGCTGGATCGGCCGCGGCATGAGTCGCTGATCGAGGAAATTCGCACGGCCGGCGCGCGCATCAAGCTCATCAGCGACGGCGACCTCACGGCGGCGGTGTCGGTGGCCGTGGCGGGTACCGCCGACCACGCCGTGATGGGCATCGGCGGCGCGCCCGAAGGCGTGCTGGCCGCGGCGGCCCTGCGCTGCCTGGGCGGGGAAATTCAGGCGCGGTTCAAACCGCGGGACGAGGCGGACCGGGAGCGATTGGCGGGGATGGGAGTGGCCGACGCGGAGGAACGCATCTTCCTCACCGAGGACCTGGCAAGCGGCAAGCAAATCGCCGTGGCGATCACCGGCGTGACCGACGGCGACCTGCTGCGCGGCGTGCGCTTCTTCGGCGGCGGCGCGCGCACGCATTCACTGGTGATGGACTTGCCGACGTCGGTGATCCGCTTCGTGGACAGCATTCAGATTCTCGACCGCGCGAACCTCGGCCCGGTGCGTTTGGGTCCGACGTAG